The Treponema pectinovorum genome includes a window with the following:
- the pyrF gene encoding orotidine-5'-phosphate decarboxylase yields MNHNMQILQEMAAKNGPLCVGLDTDPSYLPEPLLKVFSSPAEAILAYNKEIIKRVASEKSACCFKIQIAYYEAMGLEGLKAYIQTIKAVHEAGFLAISDIKRGDIADTAKAYARAHLSGEFESDIITINPYMGFDTLKPFTEYCKPVESRGTSQIAPQKVGGKGIFVLLRTSNPGMVDIEQQELKSGGRVLDCTGKELQRIAREFDLLYQNQTCSPVGAVVGCTQESDARLLRDAYPNIFFLIPGYGAQGGEAKIAATLLDKAGGTVNSSRGILCAWKKAPELANKVETGNLCLKEIADAAGAACVNAKKDLLAAKKSLGL; encoded by the coding sequence ATGAATCACAATATGCAGATTTTGCAGGAGATGGCAGCAAAAAATGGTCCACTTTGCGTAGGTTTGGACACAGATCCTTCATATCTTCCAGAACCGCTTTTAAAAGTTTTTTCTTCGCCAGCAGAAGCAATTCTTGCATATAACAAAGAGATAATAAAACGAGTTGCTTCGGAAAAATCCGCTTGTTGTTTTAAAATCCAAATTGCATATTACGAAGCGATGGGCTTGGAAGGTTTAAAAGCCTACATACAGACAATTAAAGCCGTTCACGAAGCTGGCTTTTTAGCGATTAGCGACATAAAAAGAGGCGATATTGCAGATACGGCAAAGGCTTATGCAAGGGCTCATTTGTCTGGCGAGTTCGAAAGCGACATTATCACGATAAATCCGTACATGGGTTTTGACACGCTCAAACCTTTTACAGAATATTGCAAACCTGTTGAATCGAGAGGCACATCGCAAATTGCTCCGCAAAAGGTTGGAGGTAAAGGAATTTTTGTTTTATTGAGGACTTCAAATCCTGGTATGGTGGACATAGAACAGCAGGAATTAAAATCTGGTGGACGGGTTTTAGATTGCACAGGTAAAGAATTGCAAAGGATTGCCAGAGAGTTTGACCTTTTGTACCAAAACCAAACTTGCTCTCCAGTGGGGGCGGTGGTCGGTTGTACACAAGAAAGCGATGCAAGGCTTTTACGAGATGCGTATCCAAACATCTTCTTTTTAATTCCAGGTTATGGTGCTCAAGGTGGAGAAGCAAAGATTGCGGCAACTCTCTTAGACAAAGCAGGCGGTACTGTAAACTCAAGCCGAGGAATACTTTGTGCATGGAAAAAAGCTCCAGAACTTGCAAATAAAGTTGAAACTGGAAACCTTTGTTTAAAAGAGATTGCAGATGCAGCAGGTGCTGCCTGTGTAAATGCAAAAAAAGATTTGCTCGCTGCAAAAAAATCTCTTGGTCTTTAA
- a CDS encoding C40 family peptidase, translating into MTRIERNHLFVWLCFVFLILFTPRLCAQNALEKSAEALKTRQTFAEYGKKYVGSPYVSGATGPASFDCSGYVYAVARESIGWQLPRTVTNIYRYCKIIDDSQREIGDLVFFKTTASAEPSHVGIYIGNNQFLNAASDGPNTGVILSSLNEGYWRGKYFKTGRFLPPSKVLENEELKNAEDDESSSVKSSEKNGEIGIASNKSRQNSSGKKNSIKGADFLQKVSLDANLSMDWNFFTPEYFRLNLRGINLGVNALYDSHELKPGIGTIVRWDGGTGILQLPIIFSLTVKDYVRIFAGPVFTIGNPKLQGSDGEDIKASVFPGILGVCFNTPPIKTGKFDLCFTQDIHYTVFNETNGAALSPIKSLATGLVFSSGIRVTLPFSSLL; encoded by the coding sequence ATGACTAGAATTGAACGAAATCACCTTTTTGTATGGCTCTGCTTTGTGTTTTTAATTTTGTTTACGCCGCGTCTGTGCGCTCAAAATGCTTTGGAAAAATCTGCCGAAGCGCTAAAAACGAGACAGACCTTTGCCGAATATGGCAAAAAATATGTTGGAAGCCCTTATGTAAGTGGAGCGACAGGGCCTGCTTCTTTTGACTGTTCTGGCTATGTTTACGCTGTTGCACGCGAATCTATTGGCTGGCAACTTCCAAGAACCGTAACCAACATCTACAGATATTGCAAAATAATCGACGACAGCCAGCGGGAAATTGGAGACTTGGTATTTTTTAAGACAACCGCATCCGCCGAGCCAAGCCACGTTGGCATTTACATCGGTAACAATCAATTTTTAAATGCTGCTTCCGACGGTCCTAACACTGGAGTAATTTTGAGTTCATTGAACGAAGGTTACTGGAGAGGCAAATATTTTAAAACAGGAAGATTTTTGCCGCCTTCAAAAGTTTTAGAAAATGAAGAGTTAAAAAACGCCGAAGACGACGAAAGTTCATCCGTAAAATCCTCTGAAAAAAATGGGGAAATCGGAATTGCTTCCAATAAATCAAGGCAAAATTCTTCTGGAAAGAAAAATTCAATAAAGGGTGCAGATTTCTTGCAAAAAGTTAGTTTGGATGCGAATTTATCGATGGATTGGAATTTCTTTACGCCAGAATATTTTAGATTAAATCTTAGAGGTATAAACCTCGGTGTAAATGCTTTGTACGATTCACACGAGTTAAAACCAGGAATTGGCACTATTGTACGCTGGGACGGCGGAACTGGAATTTTGCAACTGCCGATTATCTTTAGCCTTACCGTAAAAGACTATGTTAGAATTTTTGCAGGTCCAGTTTTTACGATTGGAAATCCAAAATTGCAGGGCAGCGACGGAGAAGATATAAAAGCGTCTGTTTTCCCTGGAATACTTGGAGTTTGTTTTAACACACCTCCAATAAAAACAGGAAAATTTGACCTTTGTTTTACGCAGGATATTCATTATACTGTTTTTAACGAAACAAATGGCGCAGCGTTAAGTCCAATAAAAAGTCTTGCAACTGGGTTGGTTTTTTCTTCTGGAATTCGCGTAACCTTGCCTTTTAGTTCGCTCTTATAA
- a CDS encoding Na+/H+ antiporter NhaC family protein yields the protein MIGTFWSLVPAIVAIALALISKEVYSSLFVGILIGGVFYSGLSFTGFFSHVVNDGFIAQLSNSWNVGILVFLVLLGAMVSLMNKAGGSAAFGNWAQKHIKTKVGAQLATICLGILIFIDDYFNCLTVGSVMKPVTDKYGVSKEKLSYLIDSTAAPICIIAPISSWAAAVAGFVSEGENGIALFCKAIPFNFYALFTIVMMFTLVLMRFEYGPMTKFENPFGESRSSDEKTTAEKEAVGNGGVIDLILPVAVLIVMCVLGMIYSGGFFAATVPGKVEGEMVANPAYLNFIEAFASSDASVGLVLGALAALIITFVVYMSRGVLKFKEFMSCIPDGFKSMVPAILILTLAWTLKGMTDSLGAASYVAGLVSRSAGAFKMFLPAIVFIVAIFLAFSTGTSWGTFGILIPICIAAFPDTSDPIRVISISACMAGAVCGDHTSPISDTTIMASAGAGCNHVNHVNTQIYYAMTVATISFVSYIVAGCTHSLGLLVSGIISFSVGIVSLFTTLIVLKKLLKKRANLERNL from the coding sequence ATGATTGGAACTTTTTGGTCGTTGGTGCCTGCGATTGTTGCGATTGCTTTGGCGTTGATTTCAAAAGAGGTTTATTCTTCGCTTTTTGTTGGAATTTTGATTGGCGGAGTTTTTTATTCTGGGCTTTCGTTTACAGGATTTTTTAGCCATGTTGTAAACGACGGTTTTATTGCTCAACTTTCTAACAGCTGGAATGTCGGAATTTTAGTTTTCCTTGTTTTGTTGGGAGCGATGGTTTCTTTGATGAATAAAGCTGGCGGTTCTGCTGCTTTTGGAAATTGGGCGCAAAAACACATTAAGACAAAGGTTGGCGCTCAACTTGCAACAATCTGTCTTGGAATTTTAATTTTTATCGATGACTATTTTAACTGTCTTACCGTTGGCTCTGTTATGAAACCTGTTACAGACAAATACGGTGTTTCCAAAGAAAAACTTTCGTATTTGATAGATTCTACTGCGGCACCAATTTGTATAATTGCACCTATTTCTTCTTGGGCGGCCGCGGTTGCTGGCTTTGTTAGCGAAGGCGAAAACGGAATTGCCCTTTTTTGTAAAGCGATTCCATTCAATTTTTATGCGCTCTTTACAATCGTAATGATGTTTACCCTCGTTCTTATGAGATTTGAATATGGGCCTATGACAAAATTTGAAAATCCTTTTGGAGAAAGCCGAAGTTCAGATGAAAAAACAACAGCCGAAAAAGAAGCAGTTGGTAACGGTGGAGTTATAGATTTGATTCTTCCTGTTGCCGTGCTAATCGTAATGTGTGTATTGGGAATGATTTATTCCGGCGGTTTTTTTGCTGCAACTGTTCCCGGTAAAGTTGAAGGCGAGATGGTTGCAAATCCTGCTTATTTAAATTTTATAGAAGCATTTGCTTCTTCTGATGCATCTGTAGGTTTGGTTTTGGGTGCGCTTGCCGCTTTGATTATAACTTTTGTTGTTTATATGTCGCGCGGAGTTTTAAAATTTAAGGAATTTATGTCTTGCATTCCAGACGGTTTTAAATCGATGGTTCCTGCAATATTGATTTTGACTTTGGCTTGGACTTTAAAAGGTATGACAGACAGTCTTGGCGCTGCAAGTTATGTAGCAGGGCTTGTTTCTAGGAGCGCAGGAGCGTTTAAGATGTTCTTGCCAGCTATAGTCTTTATAGTTGCTATTTTCTTGGCGTTTTCTACAGGAACTTCTTGGGGAACTTTTGGAATTTTGATTCCTATTTGTATTGCAGCATTTCCCGATACTTCAGACCCTATAAGAGTAATTTCTATTTCTGCATGTATGGCAGGTGCGGTTTGTGGAGATCACACTTCTCCAATAAGCGACACTACTATAATGGCGAGTGCAGGCGCAGGATGTAATCACGTAAATCACGTAAATACACAGATTTATTACGCAATGACGGTTGCCACAATTTCGTTTGTTTCTTACATAGTTGCAGGCTGTACACATTCTTTGGGACTTTTGGTAAGCGGAATCATATCTTTTTCTGTTGGAATTGTTTCGCTCTTTACGACTTTGATTGTCTTAAAAAAATTGTTAAAAAAGAGGGCAAACTTGGAAAGAAATTTGTAG
- a CDS encoding dihydroorotate dehydrogenase encodes MKNVKDCSGNDLPFFALASVLDSYAVQTAFPKGSIWCLKLVVKNEEKQNFGCRPGQFYMLRCRNSALLLARPISVYDCKKISDNEIALDFLILLKGQGTKELVSVRKDDKIEVLGPLGNYWQSPDENQKVALIGGGVGVAPVAAFASTLKEKSYDFYAAFKSGAYGLENIKPNRLTVTTDDGSVGIKGMITAALDVQTVKNYDVVYACGPTPMLGAIQKLCKEADIKLWVSMENRMACGVGACLGCTIFTKEGNKRCCKDGPIFDGQIIDFSKIDSPITSPKIEKRLPLKDESPDLTVNICGVEFSNPVIAASGTFGYGSEYSSVIDVDGLGGICSKGLTFEGQPGNKGIRLIETPMGLINSIGLENPGIKHFIENELPIMKKFKAKTIVNLSGKSLETYVEGAKLLEQTDIPMIELNISCPNVKAGGMAFGMDCQAATTVVKAVRSATQKPLMVKLSPNAPDLIGIAMAVKEAGADAISLINTIQATAIDIETGRPYFENIRAGFSGPAVKPIALRMVYDLCLAMNKLNANERIPVVGLGGITTWQDAVEFIMAGAAAVEVGTATFSNPKAMIEIVEGIKKFMERKGYKTLDDFRGCAL; translated from the coding sequence ATGAAAAATGTAAAAGATTGTTCTGGTAACGATTTGCCGTTTTTTGCACTTGCAAGCGTTTTAGACAGTTACGCCGTTCAAACTGCTTTTCCCAAAGGAAGCATTTGGTGTTTAAAACTTGTAGTAAAAAATGAAGAAAAACAAAATTTTGGCTGTCGTCCCGGTCAATTTTACATGCTTCGCTGTCGTAATTCAGCCTTATTGCTTGCACGCCCTATTAGCGTTTACGACTGTAAGAAAATTTCAGACAACGAAATCGCTTTAGATTTTTTGATTTTGTTAAAAGGACAGGGCACAAAAGAACTCGTATCTGTTAGAAAAGACGACAAAATAGAAGTTTTAGGGCCACTTGGAAACTACTGGCAATCTCCAGACGAAAATCAAAAAGTAGCATTGATAGGTGGCGGGGTTGGGGTTGCTCCAGTTGCGGCTTTTGCTTCTACCTTAAAAGAAAAATCCTACGATTTTTATGCGGCATTTAAAAGCGGAGCTTATGGTCTTGAAAATATAAAACCAAACAGACTCACCGTTACAACCGACGACGGTTCTGTTGGAATAAAAGGAATGATTACCGCAGCGCTCGATGTTCAAACTGTAAAAAATTATGATGTTGTCTATGCATGCGGCCCTACGCCAATGCTTGGTGCGATTCAAAAGTTGTGTAAAGAAGCAGATATAAAATTGTGGGTCAGCATGGAAAACCGTATGGCTTGCGGAGTGGGAGCTTGCCTTGGGTGTACCATATTTACAAAAGAAGGAAACAAGCGGTGTTGCAAGGACGGTCCTATTTTTGACGGTCAGATAATAGATTTTTCAAAGATTGATTCTCCTATTACATCTCCAAAAATCGAAAAAAGACTTCCATTAAAAGATGAAAGCCCGGATTTGACAGTAAACATCTGTGGAGTGGAATTTTCAAATCCTGTAATCGCTGCTAGTGGAACTTTTGGTTATGGCAGTGAATATTCGAGCGTAATCGATGTCGACGGTTTGGGCGGAATCTGCTCTAAAGGACTTACTTTTGAAGGACAGCCGGGAAATAAAGGAATCCGTCTGATAGAAACTCCGATGGGGCTTATAAACTCGATTGGTCTTGAAAATCCGGGAATAAAACATTTTATCGAAAATGAACTTCCTATAATGAAAAAATTCAAGGCAAAAACGATAGTCAATTTGAGCGGAAAATCGCTTGAAACTTATGTGGAAGGTGCAAAACTTCTTGAGCAGACAGACATTCCAATGATTGAACTTAACATAAGTTGCCCAAATGTAAAGGCTGGTGGCATGGCGTTTGGAATGGACTGCCAGGCAGCAACTACAGTTGTAAAGGCGGTTCGTAGCGCAACACAAAAACCTTTGATGGTAAAACTCAGTCCAAATGCTCCCGATTTAATCGGAATTGCAATGGCTGTAAAAGAAGCTGGAGCGGATGCGATCAGTTTGATAAATACGATTCAAGCAACTGCTATCGATATAGAAACTGGCAGACCCTATTTTGAAAATATCCGTGCGGGTTTTAGCGGACCTGCGGTTAAGCCAATCGCTTTACGCATGGTGTATGATTTGTGCCTTGCGATGAACAAGCTGAATGCAAACGAGCGAATTCCTGTTGTTGGGTTGGGCGGAATAACAACCTGGCAGGATGCAGTTGAGTTTATAATGGCAGGAGCGGCTGCTGTGGAAGTTGGAACTGCAACTTTTTCAAATCCGAAAGCGATGATAGAGATAGTCGAAGGTATAAAAAAATTTATGGAGAGAAAAGGCTATAAAACTTTGGATGATTTTCGAGGTTGTGCCTTATAA
- a CDS encoding RluA family pseudouridine synthase encodes MSEGKTKKDEKQKQNSGHDFLEILYGDEYICVVNKPSGLLSVPYPGSRAKTAQSILENLMRKNGTFNSKHRPFAVHRLDRDTSGVMMFALTELAQKKIMDNWHSVIKSRIYRAVAENPKNKALLLQNEGLIDDNLAFNANNVGFVPKENDSANKTVPARTHYKIIEAGETHTLFELSLDTGKKNQIRAHLASKGYPLAGDENYRAKTDNFGRLCLHARTLEFIHPFNDEILKFEVPESSDWLEYVKRGDKNPKVPVWIQKLNDIFENSKGEHFHKKSNEKSDSIDLGTKRLSKKDRAHMDFIEAGKRQKR; translated from the coding sequence ATGTCAGAAGGCAAGACAAAAAAAGACGAAAAACAAAAGCAAAATTCAGGACACGATTTTCTGGAAATCCTTTACGGAGATGAATATATCTGCGTTGTAAATAAACCGAGCGGACTTTTAAGCGTTCCATATCCTGGAAGCCGGGCAAAAACTGCACAGAGCATCCTCGAAAATTTAATGCGGAAAAATGGAACTTTTAATTCAAAACACAGACCTTTTGCTGTTCATAGATTAGACAGAGATACTTCTGGCGTTATGATGTTTGCCCTCACAGAACTTGCTCAAAAGAAAATAATGGACAACTGGCATTCTGTGATAAAATCGCGCATCTACAGGGCGGTTGCCGAAAATCCAAAAAATAAAGCGCTGCTTTTGCAAAACGAAGGATTGATTGACGACAATCTGGCTTTTAATGCGAACAATGTCGGTTTTGTTCCCAAAGAAAACGACTCGGCAAACAAAACTGTGCCAGCAAGAACTCATTATAAGATAATAGAAGCAGGCGAAACGCATACGCTTTTTGAACTTTCTCTGGACACAGGCAAAAAAAATCAGATAAGGGCACATTTAGCGAGCAAAGGATATCCGCTTGCAGGCGATGAAAATTACAGAGCAAAAACTGATAATTTTGGAAGGCTTTGTCTACACGCAAGAACTTTGGAATTTATTCATCCCTTTAATGATGAAATTCTAAAATTTGAAGTTCCAGAAAGCAGCGATTGGCTTGAATATGTTAAACGAGGAGATAAAAATCCAAAAGTTCCAGTGTGGATTCAAAAACTAAACGATATTTTTGAAAATTCAAAAGGCGAACATTTCCACAAAAAATCAAACGAAAAATCTGATTCCATAGATTTAGGCACTAAAAGATTGAGCAAAAAAGACAGAGCCCACATGGATTTTATAGAAGCAGGAAAAAGACAAAAGCGATAA
- a CDS encoding NYN domain-containing protein: MENTEFYTKIAIFFDAENFSSKFVPKTLAEINRRGNVVIQRTYADWSSVNVKSWKDCVNKYPLTAIQVFRESINDKNDQKEAVDKQIIMDAIQTAVQNPDISIICIGASDKGYIPLALKLRELGKKVIGVGERGKAREGSKLVNACNEFLYVEDLQDIDENILIDVSTDEAKNAGSEAEADENSALANYSLLKFLNQCYELTPKVNSYSTGDGNGVVLHSQLMETILRQQPDFNVKTYGFKSFKNLLASFSDEYEVFDDGKRPPTYYAYRKENTVKQEIREGHIKRKSNFYGFIDSEGKDYYFYFGDVINLPEDKKIQGKPKVRFEVLKEPDPTAALTKDRNGIADKIELLP; encoded by the coding sequence ATGGAAAACACAGAATTTTACACAAAGATTGCAATTTTTTTTGACGCGGAAAATTTTTCTTCAAAGTTTGTGCCAAAAACGCTGGCAGAAATAAACAGACGCGGAAACGTCGTAATTCAGCGTACCTATGCGGACTGGTCGAGCGTTAATGTAAAAAGCTGGAAAGACTGCGTAAACAAATATCCGCTAACAGCGATTCAGGTTTTTAGGGAAAGCATAAACGATAAAAACGACCAAAAAGAAGCCGTAGACAAGCAGATTATAATGGATGCAATTCAGACGGCAGTTCAAAATCCAGATATTTCTATAATTTGCATTGGAGCGTCGGACAAGGGCTATATTCCGCTTGCGCTAAAATTGCGGGAACTTGGAAAAAAAGTAATTGGCGTGGGCGAACGCGGTAAGGCTAGAGAAGGCTCAAAACTTGTAAATGCGTGCAACGAGTTTTTGTATGTGGAAGATTTGCAGGACATAGACGAAAATATTTTAATCGACGTTTCAACAGATGAAGCAAAGAATGCAGGTTCAGAAGCGGAAGCGGACGAAAATTCTGCACTGGCAAACTATTCTCTTTTAAAATTTTTGAACCAGTGTTATGAGCTTACTCCAAAGGTAAACAGTTACAGCACTGGCGACGGCAACGGCGTTGTTTTGCACAGTCAGCTTATGGAAACTATTTTGAGGCAGCAGCCGGACTTTAATGTAAAAACTTACGGTTTTAAATCTTTTAAGAATTTGCTCGCTTCTTTTAGCGATGAATACGAAGTTTTTGACGATGGAAAAAGGCCTCCAACTTATTATGCTTACCGCAAAGAAAATACTGTTAAGCAGGAAATTAGGGAAGGGCACATAAAACGAAAGAGCAATTTTTACGGTTTTATAGATTCAGAAGGAAAGGATTATTATTTTTACTTTGGCGATGTAATAAATTTGCCAGAAGATAAAAAAATTCAGGGAAAGCCAAAAGTTCGTTTTGAAGTCTTAAAAGAACCAGATCCAACGGCAGCGCTTACAAAAGACCGAAACGGAATCGCCGATAAAATAGAACTTTTACCTTAA
- a CDS encoding TetR/AcrR family transcriptional regulator yields MAIVVEHEKRKREILEKAMELFCRDGYEDVTFQKIADACGITRTTLYIYFKNKHEIFNFSIKQLSSNLEVKFLSLVKDHSIKAEDCLRKIVTSAVDLCYENRSLFEVLIPYLTGLYKTGVDVYERVRRRTIKINHLLSMVLIRGQKNGEFKGFSVKAANDLLFGLIVESVFKMAVLHNNEVDNVKASLNLAIDGFVNK; encoded by the coding sequence ATGGCTATTGTTGTTGAGCACGAAAAACGCAAGAGAGAAATTTTGGAAAAAGCGATGGAACTTTTTTGCCGCGACGGCTACGAAGATGTAACTTTTCAAAAAATTGCGGATGCTTGCGGAATTACTCGTACGACCTTATACATATATTTTAAAAACAAACACGAGATTTTCAATTTCAGCATAAAGCAACTTTCTTCAAATTTGGAAGTAAAGTTTTTGTCGCTTGTAAAAGATCATTCTATAAAGGCGGAAGACTGTTTGCGCAAAATCGTTACGAGTGCTGTGGATTTGTGCTATGAAAATCGTTCGCTTTTTGAGGTTTTAATTCCTTACCTTACGGGGCTTTACAAAACTGGCGTTGATGTTTACGAGCGTGTTAGGCGAAGAACAATAAAGATAAATCACCTTTTGAGCATGGTTTTAATTAGAGGGCAAAAGAATGGTGAGTTTAAAGGATTTAGCGTAAAAGCGGCAAACGATTTGTTGTTTGGACTTATCGTTGAATCGGTTTTTAAAATGGCAGTTCTGCACAACAACGAAGTTGACAACGTAAAAGCGAGTTTAAATCTTGCGATTGACGGTTTTGTAAATAAGTGA
- a CDS encoding THUMP domain-containing class I SAM-dependent RNA methyltransferase, whose product MNTLVALCAVGAEKILGNEIKLLGYKLLSNAPGRVLFEGDDDSLFRANLCLRTADRVYLLLKRYRAEDFDQLFDGVYSIAWQDFFKKDSKVTVDKVRTYKSKLNSEHSIQGMVQKAIYKKLCDRWNMSSMPETGNESDVRIYLDNDEALILLDLSGNPLHKRGYRTDGGVAPLRETTAAIMLQMMMWKRKIPLHDPFCGSGTIPIEAALYAFNIAPGFGRRFALENLGIFNQQRAIEIKKLEAQKIRTDVEVRITGTDIDRGAVERARLNAEHACVTAGRALKSIGIDAHVWRPDFQVSDFKDLAAPYENGMLICNPPYGERLGDEEEASALYAGMKSLFDDFKGWQIGIITAHKEFQESINRYATTLKSLKSGNLDTTFYIYDGSEKEKKHNSPKRKGNDFFNERESHRKSASKTPNDFGKARESVRKDSYKNREKNDEREFF is encoded by the coding sequence ATGAACACACTTGTTGCACTTTGCGCTGTTGGCGCTGAAAAAATACTTGGAAATGAGATAAAACTTCTCGGTTATAAACTTTTGTCAAACGCACCTGGTCGAGTTTTATTTGAGGGCGATGATGACTCACTTTTTAGGGCAAACCTTTGCCTGCGCACTGCGGACAGGGTTTATCTTTTGCTTAAGCGTTATCGCGCAGAGGATTTTGACCAACTTTTTGATGGCGTATATTCGATTGCATGGCAGGATTTTTTTAAGAAAGATTCCAAAGTTACGGTGGATAAAGTTAGAACTTATAAATCCAAATTGAATTCGGAACATTCGATTCAAGGGATGGTTCAAAAAGCGATTTACAAAAAACTGTGCGACCGCTGGAATATGTCTTCTATGCCAGAAACTGGGAACGAGAGCGATGTGCGTATTTACCTCGACAACGACGAAGCTTTAATTTTATTGGACTTGAGCGGAAATCCACTGCATAAAAGAGGCTACAGAACTGATGGTGGTGTTGCACCTTTAAGAGAAACAACTGCTGCAATAATGCTACAGATGATGATGTGGAAAAGAAAGATCCCTTTGCATGATCCATTTTGCGGTTCGGGCACGATTCCGATTGAAGCGGCTTTGTACGCGTTTAACATTGCACCAGGTTTTGGAAGAAGATTTGCGTTGGAAAATCTTGGAATTTTTAATCAGCAGCGTGCGATAGAAATAAAAAAATTGGAAGCACAGAAAATCCGCACGGATGTGGAAGTTCGCATAACAGGCACGGACATTGACCGGGGGGCTGTTGAAAGGGCTCGGTTGAATGCAGAACATGCCTGTGTTACTGCTGGCAGGGCGTTAAAGTCGATTGGAATTGATGCGCATGTTTGGCGGCCGGATTTTCAGGTTAGCGATTTTAAAGACCTTGCCGCCCCTTACGAAAACGGGATGTTAATCTGCAATCCGCCTTATGGCGAGCGTCTTGGGGATGAAGAAGAAGCGAGCGCACTTTACGCAGGAATGAAAAGCCTGTTTGACGATTTTAAAGGCTGGCAGATTGGAATTATAACCGCACATAAGGAATTTCAAGAAAGCATAAATCGATACGCTACGACTCTAAAGAGTTTGAAGTCTGGAAATTTAGATACAACTTTTTACATATATGACGGCTCGGAAAAAGAGAAAAAACACAATTCTCCAAAACGAAAAGGAAACGATTTTTTTAACGAGAGAGAGAGTCATAGAAAAAGCGCTTCAAAAACACCAAACGACTTTGGCAAAGCGAGGGAGAGCGTTCGTAAAGATTCTTACAAAAATCGAGAGAAGAATGATGAAAGGGAGTTTTTTTGA
- a CDS encoding SlyX family protein, protein MQTEIEDRFMNLEIKLAYLNKFVDELQSEVVKQQKEIDLLRQENKILSGRISDLSENMEIPSRKPPHY, encoded by the coding sequence GTGCAGACAGAAATTGAAGACAGATTTATGAACCTTGAAATAAAACTTGCATATTTGAATAAATTTGTGGATGAACTTCAGAGCGAAGTCGTAAAGCAACAAAAAGAAATCGACCTTTTGCGTCAGGAAAACAAAATTCTTTCGGGGAGAATTTCTGATTTGTCAGAAAATATGGAAATTCCAAGCCGAAAACCACCGCATTACTAA